The following coding sequences lie in one Glycine max cultivar Williams 82 chromosome 19, Glycine_max_v4.0, whole genome shotgun sequence genomic window:
- the LOC102670478 gene encoding uncharacterized protein isoform X1: MLGPATPDKFEIPIRSESMKNDQYSSPLLKRNSSKSRVQINGSNRERCSMDEERSVRIMDSGVRKPAGSGMKIIDSGCSHGDSFHYKATIEFGILSSRTHIDDEYAYAVEKDPKILLTWDPSAPLQQFVKELSFVFPNVQRMNRGGQNSAWLIQRGVKIENN; this comes from the exons ATGCTG GGTCCAGCAACACCGGACAAATTTGAAATCCCCATCAGATCCGAGAGCATGAAAAATGATCAGTACTCGTCACCACTACTCAAG AGAAACAGCTCTAAATCCCGTGTACAGATTAATGGCAGCAATCGAGAGAGATGTAGTATGGATGAAGAGAGAAGTGTGAGGATCATGGACTCTGGTGTGAGGAAACCAGCAGGTAGTGGTATGAAGATCATTGACTCTGGTTGCTCCCATGGAGATTCCTTCCATTATAAAGCAACCATAGAATTCGGAATACTCAG TTCGAGAACGCACATTGACGATGAGTATGCTTATGCTGTGGAAAAGGATCCTAAAATTTTGCTGACTTGGGATCCTAGTGCTCCTCTTCAACAGTTTGTTAAG GAGTTGAGTTTTGTGTTTCCCAATGTGCAAAGGATGAATCGCGGTGGTCAG AATTCAGCCTGGCTCATACAGAGAGGAGTGaagattgaaaataattaa
- the LOC102670478 gene encoding uncharacterized protein isoform X2, with the protein MKNDQYSSPLLKRNSSKSRVQINGSNRERCSMDEERSVRIMDSGVRKPAGSGMKIIDSGCSHGDSFHYKATIEFGILSSRTHIDDEYAYAVEKDPKILLTWDPSAPLQQFVKELSFVFPNVQRMNRGGQNSAWLIQRGVKIENN; encoded by the exons ATGAAAAATGATCAGTACTCGTCACCACTACTCAAG AGAAACAGCTCTAAATCCCGTGTACAGATTAATGGCAGCAATCGAGAGAGATGTAGTATGGATGAAGAGAGAAGTGTGAGGATCATGGACTCTGGTGTGAGGAAACCAGCAGGTAGTGGTATGAAGATCATTGACTCTGGTTGCTCCCATGGAGATTCCTTCCATTATAAAGCAACCATAGAATTCGGAATACTCAG TTCGAGAACGCACATTGACGATGAGTATGCTTATGCTGTGGAAAAGGATCCTAAAATTTTGCTGACTTGGGATCCTAGTGCTCCTCTTCAACAGTTTGTTAAG GAGTTGAGTTTTGTGTTTCCCAATGTGCAAAGGATGAATCGCGGTGGTCAG AATTCAGCCTGGCTCATACAGAGAGGAGTGaagattgaaaataattaa
- the LOC102670478 gene encoding uncharacterized protein isoform X3: MKNDQYSSPLLKINGSNRERCSMDEERSVRIMDSGVRKPAGSGMKIIDSGCSHGDSFHYKATIEFGILSSRTHIDDEYAYAVEKDPKILLTWDPSAPLQQFVKELSFVFPNVQRMNRGGQNSAWLIQRGVKIENN; the protein is encoded by the exons ATGAAAAATGATCAGTACTCGTCACCACTACTCAAG ATTAATGGCAGCAATCGAGAGAGATGTAGTATGGATGAAGAGAGAAGTGTGAGGATCATGGACTCTGGTGTGAGGAAACCAGCAGGTAGTGGTATGAAGATCATTGACTCTGGTTGCTCCCATGGAGATTCCTTCCATTATAAAGCAACCATAGAATTCGGAATACTCAG TTCGAGAACGCACATTGACGATGAGTATGCTTATGCTGTGGAAAAGGATCCTAAAATTTTGCTGACTTGGGATCCTAGTGCTCCTCTTCAACAGTTTGTTAAG GAGTTGAGTTTTGTGTTTCCCAATGTGCAAAGGATGAATCGCGGTGGTCAG AATTCAGCCTGGCTCATACAGAGAGGAGTGaagattgaaaataattaa